AGTTGGAGTAAAAGTTAAAGATGCAATCTGAGTACTAACATTATGAAGTGTCGTTCAACAATTTCAGGCTTGTCCATGGTCGATTTGGACTGGTCAGGTTGGTGTTGCCTTATTCTGTGCTACGTTATATTGTTATGACGAGATTTCACATTCAATTTGTTATGCTCAATTGCTCAATCTGTTTATGAGGGTCCGGTTCATTGCAACATTAGCGTGCCTTCCTGATCTCTTCTTACTTCTAGCAATGATGGTTGTGACTCAGCAGAAATTCCATACCTTCATGGTCAACTGCTGCATCTGGAATACGTATGTGAAGCATACCTTAGTATTTTAATTTAACTCCTCACCTGAAGTTATTCTCCTTAGTTCTGCATTTGTGTTGAGCTAATATGGATATGGTACATTTTTTTTGCTATATGGATATGGTACAACTTTGGCTAAGCAATGCAACTTTCATTGGGTTTTTAGTACTTGTACTTAATGTGCGGATAGAGACTCCGAAATTGTCATTTTAGTGTACCTATTTGCACATGTATTTCCATATTTGAATGTTCTCAACCATGCTGCTAAAATGTTTGTGAATATGCTTACAAGTCTACTCTGACATGGAGAGAAAATGTCAAGCCAGTAAAATGCTTGCAGCATTTGGCTGATGCTTCTCAACAAAAACCGTGTGTTGCAACTCCGTGAGCATTTTGCTGATCCTAAATTGGTGTTATTAAACTTCAGAGATGAAGGAAAATGTCTGATTTCAGGCTTATTCTCGTTGTACAAAATTGCAGTCAAACACAACCCCTTCCAATACGTGAGATAGCTGGATATGTTGGAAGGGAAGCAAAATATATGAGAAAGGTGGATGGTCGGTGTTGGCATTTATGAAGAAAAATCTTATCATTATCTTAAACATGGTTTTCCTAGATTTGTTTTTGACAGTTTCACATGTTCTTCTTACTAAAATAAACCTGCAGTCTTTTTGCATCACAAAAATGATATGACATAACTGTGGgtctccaatatatatatatatatgaacttaACTGTGGTAGATTTTGTAACTTTGGGATGCCAGAACTTGTTCAATGTAGTTGGAGTAAAAGTTAAAGATGCAATCTGAGTACTAACATTATGAAGTTACTTTGCTTGCTGAAACAGGTCAGGATGGCAAACCTAGGGAGTTCGGGCACCATGAAACATAACAAAGGTGGATATCCGTCCTTTGTcgtcggagaggaagaagacggtagGCGGGCTCAGGAGATGACGCAGCAATAGTCGTCgagcggaggttgtgtttggaCGCCCTGGTTGTGGTTCGGCATGCGAGGTTGCGAGATCAGCAGAGGCTGCAGCTCCCACAGCTCGCGTGCGAACGATGTGGCCGGCGTGCGTTCGCGTGTGGATGGAGCTCGTACGCCAGGAAGAACTGGCGTCTTGATGGAGATCGTACGCCAGGAAGAACTGGCGTTCGCTGGCGGGTCGAAGAAGTTTGATTTTTGGTCGATGGACCACGTCCTCGTTCGTGGGTTGCGGAGCTGTTTTTTATTGACTGGGCGCGATCGTGGGGTTCCACGGACTTCTCGTACGTGGGCTGATTTTTTTTGTGGGCGCTGAGTTGGTGATTTTTCGTACGTAGGCTGAGTTAGTGGGCTGCTGCGTGCGTGTGGGAGAGTGGGGATCGAGGGAGGGGGGTCGAacgaggtcgaaccatcacgacgttcgatccccCATTAATAGTAGAGATTCATCTCatcgagcaattctttttgagctttaagtacttgttcaacttgggtggtaaccatagaagcatgtttgctaacaagtttaagttcacctttaatattagccatataatcacccaagtgtttaatcatataagcatcttgttttaattattTACcacaataagcattgaagtcttcttgcttaaacataaaattatcaaactcatccaagcactgactatgaattttagtaggagggatttcagctttgtcatatctatagagagaatttacctttactacctgtgtcgggttatcgggatCAAGAGgtttttcaataaataaaggattaagatcatatgtttcttcaataaacggtaaattaagaccatgtatttcttcaataggagataaattcttaacatcttcagctctaatacatttttctttcatagatttctttgcctcttgcatatcttcgggactgagaaatagaacacctctcttcttcggagttggtttaggaataggatcattaattggagcacgaactagctcaggaggtgcccaattattttcatttgtcaacatattattcaataagatttcagcttcatccggtgttctttccctgaaaagagaaccaacacaactattcaggtaatctctggaagcatcggttagtccattataaaagatatcaagtatttcatttttcttaagaggatgatcaggcaaagcattaagtaacttgagaagcctcccccaagcttgtgggagactctcttctttaatttgcacaaagttgtatattttctttaaagcagcttgtttcttatgagtagggaaatatttagcagagaagtaataaatcatatcctggggacaacacacacaaccagaatcaagaaaattaaaccatatcttagcatcaccctttaatgagaacggaaatattttgaggatataaaagtagcgagatctctcatcaatagtgaacagggtggctatatcatttaatttagtaagatgtgccacaacaatttcagattcatagccatgaaaaagatcagattcaaccaaaataattatatcaggatcaatagagaattcataatccttatcagtaacacagatatgtgaagtagcaaaagcagggtcaggtttcatcctagcatttagagattgcttattccatttagctaataacattttgagttcatatctatctttgcaagctaaaatagttaaagaagcttcttgatcaaaaacataaccctcaggaataacaagtgattcttcatcatcagtaTTGTCAGATTCCATATTTTCAatatctctagccctagcaagttgttcgtcaagaaattcaccaagtggcacagtagtatcaagcatagaagtagtttcatcataagtatcatgcatagcagaagtagtatcatcaataacatgcgacatatcagaacgaatagcagaagcaggtttaggtgtcgcaagcttactcataacagaaggtgaatcaagtgcagagctagatggcagttccttacctcccctcgtagttgagggataaattggtgtattagcgtctttcaagttcttcatagtgtccagcagatataaatcccaagtgattcaaagaatagagttatgctccccggcaacggcgccagaaattagtcttgataaccaacaagtatgggggatcgcaacagctttcgagggtagagtattcaacccaaatttattgattcgacacaaggggagccaaagaatattctcaagtattagcagctgagttgtcaattcaaccacacctggaaacttagtatctgcggcaaagtgtttagtagcaaagtaatatgatagtggtgataacagtaacaaaagagtaatgaaagcaaagtaatatttttggtattttgtagtgattgtaacaatagcaacgggaaagtaaataagcgtaaaccagtatatggaaagctcgtaggcatcggatcagtgatggataattatgcccgatgcggttcatcgtgtaacaatcataacatagggtgacacagaactagctccaattcatcaatgtaatgtaggcatgtattctgaatatagtcatacgtgtttatggaaaagaacttgcatgacatcttttttcctacctcccgtggcagcggggtcctatagaaactaagggatattaaggccttcttttaatggagaaccaaaacaaagcattagcacataatgaatacatgaactcctcaaactatggtcatcaccgggagtggtcccgattattgtcacttcggggttgccggatcataacacataataggtgactatagacttggaagataggatcaagaactcacatatattcatgaaaacataataggttcagatctgaaatcatgacactcgggccctagtgacaagcattaagcatagcaaagtcatagcaacatcaatctcagaacatagtggatactagggatcaaaccctaacaaaactaactcgattacatgataaatcccatccaacccatcaccgtccagcaagcctacagtggaattactcatgcacggcggtgagaatcatgaaattggtgatggaggatggttgatgacgacgacgacgacgaatcctcctctgtggagccccgaacagactccagatcagccctcctgagaggttttagggcttggcggtggctccgtatcgtaaaacgtgatgatttcttcttctctatttttgtctccccaaaagcaaatatatagagttggagttggagcttaaggtctccagggggcccacgaggtaggggcgcgccctagggggggcgcccccaccctcgtggacagcgccttactcccctggtcttcatctttggcgaggattttttattatttattgtaagatattccgtggagtttcaggtcattccgagaacttttgttttctgcacataaaacaacatcatggcaattctgttgaaaacagcgtcagtccgggttagttccattcaaatcatacaagttagagtccaaaacaagggcaaaagtgtttggaaaagtagatacgacggagacgtatcactacacttcaaaatgaagaacatatccatgaaggtggcgaacgccgttgcttttacaaatccccccgaggcaaccttccattgcaacctgattccagcgggctatgctcgtgtcttggttgatgaggtggtggaccaatattcggggctagagcttgacattcctggaggtgacgaggagcacacaccgggagaggccaaacatcgtatcatcctatggagaaaggattgcatcatctttcgaaggccaccgacaccgcgtcagccgactcctcgtcaaagtccgccaccgagtcagcagactcccgctcctccaagtccgccaacgcgtcagaccactcctcctcctccaagtctggcaaagcgtcaggccactcctcctccaagtccgacacaacgTCAGacaactcctcctccaagtccggcacaacttcatgCAACTCcttctccaagtccgacacagcttcaggccactcctcctcctccaactcagccacgtcaaccGTCTCCGTCGCCTCagtaatcacggaagagagccaccgcagttatggtgcgtagcggtacaagtcgaggtagtacgggaggtacaggcggaggtaagcgatttcaatatggtccaagcctcgcgcctcttccacaaaggccttacgacaagtccgaggaggaaaacgcagccatagtgaaggcccatgtggaagcccattttgcacccaaaccgccaccgccgccaagggagaaagtgtctgaggaaaagattgaccacttcattcgtatggctagagcaccggcTCCCAAgcatgttgacacagactatgagctccacctcaggaagttaaatcgagcacgtctacagaatgaggcgagctcgagctcgagcaaattagctggcaaaaaatgcggtaaaaccgttctccagctgggagaacaggcggcgcaatcaatccccccgcttgttgtgccaacaacacatgagagtacgcgcgcctaatattattgtgggcaaaccgttaatgttccccagctgggcgatgtggtaacaaCCGAGCAGCATATAACGCaaactgaaatgctcaagatcactactggacaactcctcgaaatcgagtccatgtctccgcttagagaggaggaaataaaacgaaaATATGTCCGAGGCCAACccttggtcgagccagacgaggtcaagaagctcccaacgagaatgtatgaattgcatcaatggtatatgaacattaccaagatttccaatcgagagtccctcatggtgaatgtcaagaaggatcattactttcatgagaaagctgtgtccgttgagtattcagaactatttcagttatacaatcaagacacactcaacaaatctatcgtcagttgctattgtctgtaagtgatttctttctgtaatttaagtctcaaactagctgtagtgatcattttgatcaaccattacctgtaattatcctcactatattcttttctgtggtattatgcaggatgaagatgtatgaaatgaaaaaaggtgcacGCTATGGCATTGAGTTCATTGacgcaaataccattaatgaatacacatggaaattagatacaTATTATCgagcaagtgtagaggaaagcatgttaGAGTTCTTCAagcacctcaaatacaatgaagatatactacttccttacaacttcctgtaaGTCACACCGTCTTGTACTATAAAttatgtttttgcttactagctagctaaatgtttttgcttacatatatatgcccgcttaattaagacatgcaaatgtgtgtgcatgcaattttcactggatcttgttaatcattaaagttgatgaaggaacagttgaagtactagactcactacttaagaaataaAGTGACTACACCATTGTGAAGGGgatagtcgacaggtaatttcaatcattattaactatatctcggtctATTTAATTAGTTtgccatttcctgataacaactatttaataacctctttattcattttctttgtcagcgggtagggcttgggcaaagttcatcaacatCACTCCAGGCCAaaggaaacaaaagctgaaatggtatcaacccaaggtaagtaattaagtagtactagctagctagatgacatctctttaattatcatgcttgattaattattatctgatcaaattccattctcgtaaaggccctgaagcaggcgtcggggaatgatctgtgtggatactacgtttgcgagaacattcgcatgatggcgtccgaaaggagcagatctcaaagacaggactggaTACGTTTgtgagaacactattcacaatttttacaccattatcgatatctagtcacacaactaatacacatgcatattgatctccttcttaacagctcagagaggtgcgggagaagctcctaccaacagagcgcatacaagcaattcaaggggaaatagcgggatttttgctcgaccaggtcatagatacgaacggagaatactattacccactaccgccccatgaaccacttccaattatcatcgtgctccgaaggcaccaattaggctaatgccactggctccgaaggcaccaattagaagaaattgtatatagctagctaattgtatatatatatatatatatatatacatgtgtatatgtatgaattaatgatggttgtgagacattcgatgatacataatcggttctactagaaattctatttatatatatgcataacgtgtacaatatgcagtattgtaaaataccagcaaatgaaaaaacgaaaaagaattaaatgtaaacacaaaattaaataaaaaagaaatcataaacccaaaccccccaaccttttaataccggttggtgtcaccaaccggtactaaagggctccctgcccctggagctgcctcgtgccacgtggttgcctttTATCACCGGTTCGtgcggaaccggtactaaagggggggacctttagtcccacactttagtgccggttaccgaaccggcactaaagggccttacaaaccggtgctatagcccggttctgcactagtgctccTAAGCAAACTatcctaataacgataagataattgggctaagctcCTAATAACAATAAGATAACTTGGGCCATAacccactgggctaagcccctgATATGCCGGTCATAACAGGCTTAAATAAAGTCACACCATCAGTCCATCACATTACTGTACTGGAAATTAACTGAAGAGACACCCTGCCAAGCAGGCAACTATATATGTTCAGCCCCAAATTAAGGTTCCAGGTACAGGTGGTGAACTTGTAAACAAGAGCAGCATCTAGTACAAACTTACGTGCATATTACATCCAAGTGAAggagagaaaaaagcaaggaagcaAATGACAAATGGAATTTAAATGAGAGGCACTCGAGATACTACAAAACTATGCTACCAACATAATGACTGGTTTACAAGTTTTTAGTAGCTTTTTTAGCCTCGGAGGGTCGCTAGGTACACGATTAATCCCCAACTGGCAACTGCGAAGCCGACCGAGCAATTACCGGTCAACAATTTCTTCATTGCCAGGTTGTGGCAGCGGGAAAATGGACTGTGTAGTACATGTGTGCTCATGACGATACACGACTTGAAAGAGCAGCGGGTCAGCGTCAGTGCGCTGCATATGCTTGATCACTGGGCATTTATGCGATCTATAGTGTGCACAGCGGTAGTAATCTCTGTAAAAGTTCCAAGACAACAAAAACATGGGGTCAGCCTCCAGTGGCTAACCTTCGGAAAAAATGTGAGTTCCAGAAAAGGCCTTTGCTAACCTTCGGAAGTTGCTGTCATGGATAGTTTTCTGGCCGAACTTCCTCCAGTTGAAGCCGTCAGAGGACAATGAGAGGAGTCCAAAGAACATTGAATTGTCAACACACGTAATGTCAGCTGTAGGACGACTTGAGCGCATATCAATGGCCTCCCTTAACGCTGACACTGCAGCTCTTGTAGTGGATCCCTCGGCACCATATCCCCCAACAATTACAAGGATTTCCTTGAGGCCTAATAGGTACTCGATACCCATAGGTGCACCACCGTAGAGAAAATTGAGTCTTACCTCAAGCTTTTCGAGACTGGGCATAGCCCCTGCCTCAAAAGTCAGCTGTGATATCCTGATGCAGGACAGCCTGAAATGCTTGAGAATAGGGAATCCAATTCCGCAGATGACTACTTTCTCTTTAGCTTCACAAGTTCCTTCGACGTGCAATTTGAGGTGGTTAAGAGATTGCAACTGTGCAAGAATTACAATATCATCTTCCAACACCTCAAATCTAAGATCAAGGTCTGTGAGGTTATGGAGCTCGCCAATCCACTTAGGAACCATTGGAAACATGCACAACATGTGAAGCCTCCGGAGAAGGCAAAGAGAAACATGTGAGCTTAACGCATATATTCTGTTGATATTAGAATCCGTGTGCAGATATCTGAGGTTGCAAAGTTTTTCAAGGGAACATCTCAAAACATCCAAGCGTTGTGTTGTTTTCCTGTCATGCAATTCATCCATGTAGTAACATATTCGAAGATTCCTCAAATTGGTCAGTTCTCCAAGGCCTCTGATGTTGTCTATAGAATTCAAGCCCACATCAAACTCTTGCAGCGTACATACAGATTTCATGTTGCCAATCCCATCGGGCAAATTTATCCCACTAGGGATGATCAGGTGCTGCAATCGGCGCAAATGAATAACATCTTGCGGAACTTCAAGAGGACATACTCCTAACTCCAAGGTCTCCAATTGCTCTAGCCCCCGAATTTCCCTTGGTAACACTATttcaccatctgcttttatttttagataccTCAGATGAAACAAATGAGATATTCCAGTGAGGTCAGGTATCTCCGACCCATGGTTTCCACTTGTAAATTCAAGAGTTAAAACTCGAAGATGGTTGAACTTCAAGAGAGGAGGTGCATATGCAGAGGTACCGAATCTCGCCAGTGCTCTTACTTGTGAGAGTTGGGCGGTCTCCAATATGGTGCCATCTATTATACCATCCAGATAGAGGGAGAGCCTGCGGACCTTGCCAGACAAACCTATCATGGCTTGGATGTCATGTGTCGCAATTATAAAATTTTCATCTCTGCACTTGTGTACAATAAGGtcgaggatcatatcatgcactttGCAAGATAACACTTCATTGTTATGATCTGTATCAACTGGTTGAATGATGCCCCTGTTAACAAGCTCGTTAAAATAGCCCTCTGCAATAGCCTCTGGATATTGCCCATGTACTTTACTTACAAAACCTTGGGCTATCCATTGCCTGACCAAATCATTTTTCCAGATTATATAGTCCTCTGGATACATACCCAAATATAGCATGCATGTCTTCAAATAATGAGGAAGATTTATGTAACTAAGGCTCAGTATTTGCCTCATTCCTTCCAATGTTGGATTCACCTCGAAATTGGGGCCCAATGAATTCTTTATATGCACCCAATTCTCCTTCAATGTGTTTTGCTCACTAGCCAAAAGGCTAGATATAGTCACAATTGCAAGAGGCAAGCCAGCACATCTTTTTAAAATCTGAGCTGAAACTTCTTCCAAATACAGAGGGCAGGCTTCCTCTGAACCAAATACTCTGTTGAAAAATAGCTTTCTTGAGTCTTCGTTGCTTAGTGACTTCATCTTATAAACATAGTCATGCTGATTGCAGCAGCAAGCTCTAGCCACAGTATTAATTCGGGTAGTTGTTATTATCATGCTACCGTCCAAATTTTTTGGAAGAGCACATCTAATAACATTCCATGTAGTTTCATCCCAAATGTCATCAATTACAATCAAGTACCTGCAAAATTATCTCATAAAAACTACAATAAGTACTAGGCAATAGTAAACTATGGGCAAAATGTAAAATATACATGAAAGCATACTCAGTCTCTGCAACTGCATGTCAGACAGCAAAAACATCAAAAAAGAACCTTTATCAGTGGAACATTGAAAATGCAAATGTACTTGTCCATGTAATGGAGTAACAGTGGTAAAAGTTGAATCTTCTGTCGCATTTCTGGAAACCAAGTTCATTTGAAGAAGTGTATCTTCAGAATAGATGAGAAATAAATTGTTGCATTCTAGCTTTTCAAACTAATGTTTAACTAGTTTCTCTAGTGACCCATGAGCATAACAGTTACAAGATCAAACAATACAAAGTTTTCGcaatacgcaaagcttgcgtatcatgGGTTACAGTCAATGCAAACAATACAAGATCAAACAATACAAATAACTTTGGGTTACGGTCAATTCCGAACAGGCGTACCTCTTATCCATAAGGAATTGTCTGAGTGCACTGATCAGTTCATCCTCTGCCCATATTTCCATGTTGGTTCCCTCCAGCGCTACATAGCCAACTTGAGAGAGCATTCTTCTCAGAATCATTCGTATGTTTGGTTTCTGGGACACGGAAACGAATGCCTGGCACTCGTACTGCCACTTTAGCCTGTGGTAAATCTGGTTCGCAAGTGTAGTCTTACCAAGCCCTCCAAATCCCACTATAGAGAGGACCTTCCTCTGTTGTGCAGAAACACCCTCTTCACCCACCATCAGGTGTATTAATTCATCCCTCAGGCCATCGATACCCACAAGGCCCGATGTGTCCGCATAGAGTGCCAGCATGCGAATGTCTATGGTTGTATTGTTTGGCTTTGAGACAGCATCATCAATCTTGTACCTCATGCGTCGCTCGCTCACCTCCATGACACGGCTCTTGAGGCCTTGGAACTCCTTGGCGACCTTTTGCCGAGTGTTCATCGTCGTCAACAAGTTCATGCTCCTATGAATGAACCCCTTAAACCCATGGGGC
The Triticum dicoccoides isolate Atlit2015 ecotype Zavitan chromosome 3A, WEW_v2.0, whole genome shotgun sequence genome window above contains:
- the LOC119266730 gene encoding disease resistance protein RGA5-like; this translates as MEAAVVSVSHGAIGFVIAKLGDLLAGKYKLLKQAKGEIMFLKAELESMRAFLERMSEAEEEPDKQARCWANEVHDLSYDIEDSVDEFMLLVEGESNGEPHGFKGFIHRSMNLLTTMNTRQKVAKEFQGLKSRVMEVSERRMRYKIDDAVSKPNNTTIDIRMLALYADTSGLVGIDGLRDELIHLMVGEEGVSAQQRKVLSIVGFGGLGKTTLANQIYHRLKWQYECQAFVSVSQKPNIRMILRRMLSQVGYVALEGTNMEIWAEDELISALRQFLMDKRYLIVIDDIWDETTWNVIRCALPKNLDGSMIITTTRINTVARACCCNQHDYVYKMKSLSNEDSRKLFFNRVFGSEEACPLYLEEVSAQILKRCAGLPLAIVTISSLLASEQNTLKENWVHIKNSLGPNFEVNPTLEGMRQILSLSYINLPHYLKTCMLYLGMYPEDYIIWKNDLVRQWIAQGFVSKVHGQYPEAIAEGYFNELVNRGIIQPVDTDHNNEVLSCKVHDMILDLIVHKCRDENFIIATHDIQAMIGLSGKVRRLSLYLDGIIDGTILETAQLSQVRALARFGTSAYAPPLLKFNHLRVLTLEFTSGNHGSEIPDLTGISHLFHLRYLKIKADGEIVLPREIRGLEQLETLELGVCPLEVPQDVIHLRRLQHLIIPSGINLPDGIGNMKSVCTLQEFDVGLNSIDNIRGLGELTNLRNLRICYYMDELHDRKTTQRLDVLRCSLEKLCNLRYLHTDSNINRIYALSSHVSLCLLRRLHMLCMFPMVPKWIGELHNLTDLDLRFEVLEDDIVILAQLQSLNHLKLHVEGTCEAKEKVVICGIGFPILKHFRLSCIRISQLTFEAGAMPSLEKLEVRLNFLYGGAPMGIEYLLGLKEILVIVGGYGAEGSTTRAAVSALREAIDMRSSRPTADITCVDNSMFFGLLSLSSDGFNWRKFGQKTIHDSNFRRDYYRCAHYRSHKCPVIKHMQRTDADPLLFQVVYRHEHTCTTQSIFPLPQPGNEEIVDR